Genomic window (Methanobacterium formicicum):
AATATAAGATCGGCAGATTCATAAACCAGGTTTTCATCGTTTTTAGAGGCGATGATTACCTCGGCTGCTTCTTCACCGATTTTTTCCAGGATCTTGTCTTCTGCCTTTTTTTTATCATCATCCTGCATTATACGAGATGTGTAGGAGTCAATGGGGTGGTCCCTTCTACCCTCCAGGACCTGGTAAACTTCCCTGATGATCTCATCCTTCATTTCTTAATCACCTTATCATCCTTTCGTAACGGGCCGGTTATGGCTATTAATGGGTGCTGGGCATCGTCAATGACCTCTATATCATCAAAGGTAAAGATGCCTTCCTTGTCTGCGGTTTTCTCCATTCCCAGTTTTATATCCTGGTCCAGGGTTATGACGTAGGAGTCAATTTCATCGTAGCCCAGTTTGCGGGAGGCCACAGTACGGTGATGGCCATCCACCAGGATGTAACGGTTGCCAGTCTTCACCACTATGGTGGGCTCGGCCAGTCCCCGGGTGAGTTCGTAGGTACGCCCCTGTAGTTCATCAGCGTAGACCCGGTTCTGGGTGGGTCTTAAACGTTCGATGGGCACCATTTCATGGACCAATTTGGTTTTAATATCATAGAGGTCTTCCAATGTTTTCTTAAAGTACCTCACCTTCATGGGAGTGGAACGTTCGATATGGGAGCGCACAATATCGGTGTTGGTTACTATCCCCACCAGGGCACCATCTTCGTTAATCACTGGCATACGGGATATTCCCATTCTAAACATTACCCGGGCAGCATCGTTGAGGGACATGGATTCATCCGCCACCACCACATCGGTGGACATGATATCCTCCACATGTTCCGCCCACTTTTTAAGGAGGAGGTCAAAGGCAGTTATCATGCCAATAACTCCATCATTGGTTTTGACGGGGAATCCATCGTGACCCGTTTTTTTCATCAGCTGGATTACTTCCTCGTTGGGTGTGTCCGGAGTGACGGTGATAACCGCCCGGGTCATGTAATCCTTAACCAGAGTGGATTTAGTCATCCGAACCTCCCTTTTTAGGGCCTTTCTTCCATATTAATCGGTTTTCACATTCTATCTTAATTACGCGGTGATAAGGAACCATGGATCCGTCAAACATGATCATAAATCCTCCTTTTAATCCTTCAATATCTGTGGCGGGAATGGTTTTAAGGTTATTTTCAGTTCCCCGGTGCAGGTAGGTGACCTGGCATTTTTCAATGTCCATTTCTGGATGCCAGTGAAGCATGTCCAGAATTCTCTTAGCCATTGGGACTAACCCCACCGGGATATGATTTTATTCCCGGTTCTTAAGTTCTTCAACCACCATCTGGTTGGTTTTTGCCGGGTCAGCTTTACCACGGGTTATCCTCATCACCT
Coding sequences:
- a CDS encoding CBS domain-containing ParB/RepB/Spo0J family partition protein — encoded protein: MTKSTLVKDYMTRAVITVTPDTPNEEVIQLMKKTGHDGFPVKTNDGVIGMITAFDLLLKKWAEHVEDIMSTDVVVADESMSLNDAARVMFRMGISRMPVINEDGALVGIVTNTDIVRSHIERSTPMKVRYFKKTLEDLYDIKTKLVHEMVPIERLRPTQNRVYADELQGRTYELTRGLAEPTIVVKTGNRYILVDGHHRTVASRKLGYDEIDSYVITLDQDIKLGMEKTADKEGIFTFDDIEVIDDAQHPLIAITGPLRKDDKVIKK
- a CDS encoding DUF504 domain-containing protein — its product is MAKRILDMLHWHPEMDIEKCQVTYLHRGTENNLKTIPATDIEGLKGGFMIMFDGSMVPYHRVIKIECENRLIWKKGPKKGGSDD
- the hisE gene encoding phosphoribosyl-ATP diphosphatase, which codes for MKDEIIREVYQVLEGRRDHPIDSYTSRIMQDDDKKKAEDKILEKIGEEAAEVIIASKNDENLVYESADLIFHTLLLLVYKGVDLDELYQEFERRRG